The Deltaproteobacteria bacterium genome window below encodes:
- a CDS encoding HlyD family efflux transporter periplasmic adaptor subunit: MPAIAAPSAAYVLRIRHRGGRAREVRIDRARVIVGREGADLVLDDDHVCREHAELVCKDGVIGIRDLGSLRGLWVEGKRVPRAILRPGRDVTLGRTRIELLDADAQHDAGVHDDAQTRFVLRPEAGPDPLAVRGGLSGPGRAAANAALPRPAAVRGVLDVRSSERSTPRAPVPSVRINGETPLPSRVERPRGDAPPPVAVPAPAPAMAPAMVLGSPIDAPRPAVPPAARAAVVVIVGADGARGRWLAEALAGLPVVTAHDAGSVIAHVQASPRAVVLYAGPLRDATAPQLLDRLSRIRGGDDLAIVAADTCVPELPSLYYRVPAGLGPVDLRRVVTGALNQRGAIAAATPMTETRAWTHRQVFDICAAVGLHADPQTAAAAIEQGIAQLLPCARASCMYYDADSGELWRGSGEEGGEGVAQVGLVGFVARTGAPLHVPQTGADPRFVARLDDPRGSGRESLLAVPVPGPRREIHAVLVAVREPTQGPFEPRACQTLSQLGIELGGVLHRVAKASEAQVALERVHQGAAAQLFRPEALQAVRERGEHGDVIRVTGTWTKVMYWSLCVMLVVLVAGLCIGEVSQYSTGPAVVRQHGRSDLAALTNGAVHSIEVAPGDPVRKGQILVRLSDTVERATYDATLQDFDTQLRARLRDPSDETAATQLTSLRRALEAARAGLEGRVVRAPHDGIVADVAVTPGQHIDSGDGVLAVIDRNAPGLELVVFLPGGDRPQLQPGMPLRLELGGFDYAYQDLQVGPISEGVIGAEEARRILGPQHADTLPLGGSVVMVRASLPATTFESDGERYPYHDGMGGTAEVRLRDETLIELLIPALKEF; encoded by the coding sequence GTGCCTGCGATCGCAGCACCGTCGGCGGCTTACGTGCTGCGCATCCGCCATCGCGGCGGCCGGGCGCGCGAGGTGAGGATCGACCGGGCGCGGGTGATCGTCGGTCGCGAGGGCGCCGACCTGGTGCTCGACGACGACCACGTGTGTCGCGAGCACGCCGAGCTGGTGTGCAAGGATGGCGTGATCGGCATCCGCGATCTCGGCAGCCTGCGCGGGCTGTGGGTCGAGGGCAAGCGCGTGCCGCGGGCGATCCTGCGGCCCGGTCGCGACGTGACGCTCGGGCGCACGCGGATCGAGCTGCTCGATGCCGACGCGCAGCACGACGCCGGGGTCCACGACGACGCGCAGACCCGCTTCGTGCTGCGACCCGAGGCCGGGCCCGATCCGCTGGCGGTCCGCGGAGGGCTGTCGGGACCGGGGCGCGCAGCGGCCAACGCCGCGCTGCCGCGTCCGGCCGCCGTGCGCGGCGTGCTCGACGTCCGCAGCAGCGAGCGCAGCACGCCACGCGCACCGGTGCCGTCGGTGCGGATCAACGGCGAGACGCCCTTGCCGTCGCGGGTCGAGCGGCCGCGCGGCGATGCGCCCCCGCCGGTTGCGGTGCCGGCCCCCGCACCGGCCATGGCACCCGCCATGGTCTTGGGCTCGCCGATCGACGCGCCCAGACCCGCCGTGCCGCCGGCGGCCCGCGCTGCCGTGGTGGTGATCGTCGGTGCCGATGGTGCCCGCGGTCGCTGGCTCGCGGAGGCGCTGGCCGGCTTGCCGGTGGTCACGGCCCACGACGCCGGCAGCGTGATCGCCCACGTGCAAGCGAGCCCGCGCGCGGTGGTGCTCTACGCCGGGCCGCTGCGCGACGCGACCGCGCCGCAGCTGCTCGATCGCCTGTCGCGGATCCGCGGCGGTGACGACCTGGCGATCGTCGCGGCCGACACCTGCGTGCCCGAGCTGCCGTCGCTCTACTACCGCGTGCCGGCGGGGCTCGGCCCCGTCGATCTGCGTCGCGTCGTCACCGGTGCGCTCAACCAGCGCGGTGCGATCGCAGCCGCGACGCCGATGACCGAGACCCGTGCGTGGACCCACCGGCAGGTCTTCGACATCTGCGCCGCGGTCGGGCTCCACGCCGACCCGCAGACCGCGGCGGCGGCCATCGAGCAGGGCATCGCGCAGCTGCTGCCGTGCGCGCGCGCCAGCTGCATGTACTACGACGCCGACTCGGGCGAGCTGTGGCGCGGCAGCGGCGAAGAGGGCGGCGAGGGCGTGGCGCAGGTCGGCCTGGTCGGCTTCGTCGCGCGCACCGGGGCGCCGCTGCACGTGCCGCAGACCGGCGCAGACCCCCGCTTCGTCGCGCGGCTCGACGACCCCCGCGGGAGCGGTCGAGAGTCGCTGCTCGCGGTGCCGGTGCCGGGACCGCGGCGCGAGATCCATGCGGTGCTGGTCGCCGTGCGCGAGCCGACCCAGGGCCCGTTCGAGCCCCGCGCGTGCCAGACGTTGTCGCAGCTGGGGATCGAGCTCGGTGGCGTGCTGCATCGCGTGGCCAAGGCCAGCGAGGCCCAGGTCGCGCTCGAGCGCGTGCATCAGGGCGCGGCCGCGCAGCTGTTCCGGCCCGAGGCGCTGCAGGCGGTGCGCGAGCGCGGCGAGCACGGCGACGTCATCCGCGTGACCGGCACGTGGACCAAGGTCATGTACTGGTCGCTGTGCGTGATGCTGGTGGTGCTGGTCGCCGGGCTCTGCATCGGCGAGGTCTCGCAGTACAGCACCGGCCCCGCGGTGGTGCGCCAGCACGGCCGCAGCGACCTGGCCGCGCTGACCAACGGCGCCGTGCACAGCATCGAGGTCGCGCCGGGTGACCCGGTGCGCAAGGGCCAGATCCTCGTGCGACTGTCCGATACCGTCGAGCGCGCCACCTACGATGCGACGCTGCAGGACTTCGACACCCAGCTGCGCGCCCGCCTGCGCGATCCCAGCGACGAGACCGCGGCCACGCAGCTGACGTCGCTGCGCCGCGCGCTCGAGGCCGCCCGCGCCGGGCTCGAGGGCCGCGTCGTGCGGGCGCCCCACGACGGCATCGTCGCCGACGTCGCGGTCACGCCCGGCCAGCACATCGACAGCGGCGACGGTGTGCTCGCGGTCATCGATCGCAACGCGCCCGGGCTCGAGCTGGTGGTGTTCCTGCCCGGCGGCGACCGACCGCAGCTGCAGCCCGGCATGCCACTGCGGCTCGAGCTCGGCGGCTTCGACTACGCCTATCAGGATCTGCAGGTCGGGCCCATCAGCGAGGGCGTGATCGGGGCCGAGGAGGCGCGCAGGATCCTCGGGCCGCAGCACGCCGACACATTGCCGCTGGGCGGCAGCGTGGTGATGGTGCGCGCGTCGCTGCCCGCGACGACCTTCGAGTCCGACGGCGAGCGCTATCCGTACCACGACGGCATGGGCGGCACCGCCGAGGTGCGCCTGCGCGACGAGACCCTCATCGAGCTGTTGATCCCGGCGCTCAAGGAGTTCTAG
- the rbfA gene encoding 30S ribosome-binding factor RbfA, producing the protein MSERTQKVEQVLRREIAALLLRGELRDPRLQPIAAISITGVKVSPDLSSARVFVDALPGQVDLKKVLAGLNAGAGVLRAAVGRSVRLKRTPSLRFEADESIASGTAVEVLLAQIAADAKAQASAEADATGGPTDDAAPDPDED; encoded by the coding sequence ATGAGTGAGCGGACGCAGAAGGTCGAGCAGGTGCTGCGGCGCGAGATTGCGGCGCTGCTGCTGCGGGGTGAGCTCCGGGATCCGCGGCTGCAGCCGATCGCGGCGATCTCGATCACGGGCGTGAAGGTGTCGCCGGACCTGTCGAGCGCGCGGGTGTTCGTCGATGCGCTGCCGGGGCAGGTCGACCTGAAGAAGGTGCTCGCGGGGTTGAACGCCGGCGCGGGGGTGCTGCGTGCGGCGGTGGGGCGGAGCGTGCGGCTCAAGCGGACGCCGTCGCTGCGCTTCGAGGCCGACGAGAGCATCGCCTCGGGCACGGCGGTCGAGGTGCTGCTGGCGCAGATCGCCGCCGACGCGAAGGCCCAGGCGAGCGCGGAGGCCGACGCGACCGGCGGGCCGACCGACGACGCGGCGCCCGATCCCGACGAGGATTGA
- the infB gene encoding translation initiation factor IF-2, which yields MSTKVRVYELARELDKDNKTLEEAIRGLGIPIKNYMSTLSPDEVDRVRSAFGGGGGGGGGGGGGSSRPAPRPAPTAPSGGGGSPSHAPAAPTGPAAAPAQVIRRRADVVRKRREEEEAAEAAEAAAAAATELSRPAPQRPLPPTGPMMRPQVSPRPNPTVPSSAASAPLTRSATDRPPSSSMSSSAPVAPAAGSPSSTSTPERGPAVGTRIELPPGTRRFATGMASRLERPGGGEEAVEQQPAPRPSQAPPSAGPRPTPSTARPGAEPPREALSATPRPPTEAKPTSPTSTTEAPASPSAPAAAESAPAPAARLPGQIGSSVGTPSADGRRVLRNEEGVIVGAASQRSEPKILGFIPLQQSRKKQQVIITDVSEEGKQGRATQRKQREERVQAQARRRKMTRKPMGKGMPGSRSSTAEMSEEKKRIRIDEAIQVSDLAHQMGQKASVVLRTLWGMGLRGLTINHAIDADTAEVVAAEFGYTVENVSFQENSIVGGGADIDAEMRPPVVTIMGHVDHGKTSLLDKIREARVAIGEAGGITQHIGAYKVETPRGDVVFLDTPGHEAFTAMRARGAQVTDIVVLVVAADDGIMPTTIEAIKHANEAEVPIVVAINKIDKGEANPGRVKQALMEHGIVGEEFGGETPIIEVSAKTGVGIETLLEQLVLQAEVLELVAPLTGRATGVVLEARIDKGRGPVATVLVQSGTLSVGDILVADESSGKVRGIFDDRGAKLTHAGPSTPVEVLGLDTVPAAGDPVNVVESDRDAKTLVAHRREQRRRKESVRTGPSIQEMLQRKKTAVLKIVLRADVQGSAQAVKQALEDLSTDKVKVEVIKSEVGQINETDVKYARAGEAVIFGFNVKTTGKAAPTAEAEGVAIHTFEVIYAATDKAKELMVAMLEPEYREKEQGEAEVRALFPIPRLGVVAGCRVTRGLIQRSSHVRVVRQGKVLHVGTIGSLRVFKDDVKEVKDGFECGIVVDGFAGLAEGDTIQAYEVEAITPSL from the coding sequence ATGTCGACGAAGGTTCGCGTCTACGAGCTCGCTCGTGAGCTCGACAAGGACAACAAGACCTTGGAGGAGGCCATCCGTGGCCTCGGCATTCCGATCAAGAACTACATGAGCACGCTGTCGCCCGACGAGGTCGATCGTGTTCGCTCGGCGTTCGGCGGCGGTGGTGGTGGCGGCGGTGGTGGCGGTGGCGGCAGCAGCCGGCCCGCGCCGCGTCCGGCCCCGACCGCGCCGAGCGGCGGTGGTGGTTCGCCGTCGCATGCCCCGGCCGCGCCCACGGGCCCGGCGGCCGCGCCCGCGCAGGTGATCCGTCGTCGCGCCGACGTGGTGCGCAAGCGACGGGAAGAAGAAGAGGCGGCCGAGGCCGCCGAGGCAGCAGCGGCCGCAGCCACCGAGCTGAGCCGTCCGGCACCTCAACGTCCGCTGCCGCCGACCGGTCCGATGATGCGGCCGCAGGTATCTCCCCGACCCAACCCCACCGTGCCAAGCTCCGCCGCCTCCGCTCCCCTCACTCGATCCGCCACCGATCGCCCGCCCTCGTCGTCGATGTCCTCGTCGGCGCCGGTGGCCCCGGCGGCCGGTAGTCCCAGCAGCACCAGCACGCCCGAGCGCGGCCCCGCCGTGGGCACGCGCATCGAGCTGCCCCCGGGCACGCGCCGCTTCGCGACCGGCATGGCCTCGCGGCTCGAGCGGCCCGGCGGCGGCGAAGAGGCCGTCGAGCAGCAGCCGGCGCCGCGCCCCTCGCAGGCGCCCCCGAGCGCCGGTCCGCGGCCGACCCCGAGCACCGCTCGCCCGGGCGCAGAGCCCCCGCGAGAGGCCCTGTCGGCGACCCCGCGGCCCCCGACCGAGGCGAAGCCCACCAGCCCGACCTCGACCACCGAGGCGCCGGCGAGTCCGTCGGCGCCGGCCGCCGCCGAGTCGGCGCCGGCCCCCGCGGCACGACTACCGGGCCAGATCGGCTCGAGCGTCGGCACGCCGTCGGCCGATGGTCGTCGCGTGCTCCGCAACGAGGAGGGCGTCATCGTCGGCGCCGCCTCGCAGCGATCGGAGCCGAAGATCCTCGGCTTCATCCCGCTGCAGCAGAGCCGCAAGAAGCAGCAGGTCATCATCACCGACGTCTCCGAGGAGGGGAAGCAGGGCCGCGCCACGCAGCGCAAGCAGCGTGAGGAGCGTGTGCAGGCCCAGGCCCGCCGCCGCAAGATGACGCGCAAGCCGATGGGCAAGGGCATGCCCGGCTCGCGCTCGTCGACCGCGGAGATGAGCGAAGAGAAGAAGCGCATCCGCATCGACGAGGCCATCCAGGTCTCGGACCTCGCGCACCAGATGGGCCAGAAGGCCTCGGTCGTGCTGCGCACGCTGTGGGGCATGGGCCTGCGCGGGTTGACCATCAACCACGCCATCGATGCCGACACCGCCGAGGTCGTCGCGGCCGAGTTCGGCTACACCGTCGAGAACGTCTCCTTCCAGGAGAACTCGATCGTCGGTGGCGGTGCGGACATCGACGCCGAGATGCGGCCGCCGGTCGTGACCATCATGGGTCACGTCGACCACGGCAAGACCTCGCTGCTCGACAAGATCCGCGAGGCCCGCGTGGCCATCGGCGAGGCCGGTGGCATCACCCAGCACATCGGCGCCTACAAGGTCGAGACGCCCCGCGGCGACGTGGTCTTCCTCGACACGCCCGGCCACGAGGCCTTCACGGCCATGCGTGCCCGCGGCGCCCAGGTGACCGACATCGTCGTGCTGGTGGTCGCCGCCGACGACGGCATCATGCCGACCACGATCGAGGCCATCAAGCACGCCAACGAGGCCGAGGTCCCGATCGTCGTCGCGATCAACAAGATCGACAAGGGCGAGGCCAACCCCGGACGCGTCAAGCAGGCGCTGATGGAGCACGGCATCGTCGGCGAGGAGTTCGGCGGCGAGACCCCGATCATCGAGGTCTCGGCGAAGACGGGCGTCGGCATCGAGACCCTGCTCGAGCAGCTGGTGCTGCAGGCGGAGGTGCTCGAGCTCGTCGCGCCGCTGACCGGTCGTGCGACCGGCGTCGTGCTCGAGGCGCGGATCGACAAGGGCCGCGGCCCGGTCGCCACCGTGCTCGTGCAGTCCGGCACGCTCTCGGTCGGCGACATCCTGGTGGCCGACGAGTCGTCGGGCAAGGTCCGCGGCATCTTCGACGACCGCGGCGCCAAGCTCACCCACGCGGGCCCGTCGACACCGGTCGAGGTGCTCGGGCTCGACACCGTGCCCGCGGCGGGCGACCCGGTGAACGTGGTCGAGAGCGACCGCGATGCCAAGACCCTGGTCGCGCACCGCCGCGAGCAGCGGCGCCGCAAGGAGAGCGTGCGCACCGGTCCGTCGATCCAGGAGATGCTGCAGCGCAAGAAGACGGCGGTGCTCAAGATCGTCCTGCGCGCCGACGTGCAGGGCTCGGCGCAGGCCGTCAAGCAAGCGCTCGAGGATCTCTCGACCGACAAGGTCAAGGTCGAGGTCATCAAGTCCGAGGTCGGTCAGATCAACGAGACCGACGTGAAGTACGCCCGCGCCGGCGAGGCGGTGATCTTCGGCTTCAACGTCAAGACCACCGGCAAGGCCGCGCCGACCGCAGAGGCCGAGGGCGTCGCAATCCACACCTTCGAGGTCATCTACGCCGCGACCGACAAGGCCAAGGAGTTGATGGTCGCGATGCTCGAGCCCGAGTACCGCGAGAAGGAGCAGGGCGAGGCCGAGGTCCGCGCGCTGTTCCCGATCCCGCGCCTGGGCGTGGTCGCGGGTTGTCGCGTCACGCGGGGGCTCATCCAGCGCTCCAGCCACGTTCGCGTGGTGCGTCAGGGCAAGGTCCTGCACGTGGGCACCATCGGCTCGCTTCGCGTCTTCAAGGACGACGTGAAGGAAGTGAAGGACGGCTTCGAGTGCGGCATCGTGGTCGACGGCTTCGCCGGCTTGGCGGAGGGCGACACGATTCAGGCGTACGAGGTCGAGGCCATCACCCCGAGCCTCTGA
- a CDS encoding YlxR family protein has protein sequence MSAASMLRLRRRTDGVVVPDVAGRRPGRSAWLCPRRECLETAVRRRAMGRALAGPAGLTVREPMVDALWSALADDTTARLELLRRTAPVGAEQISALARLQHSLQGAGEVA, from the coding sequence ATGTCGGCGGCGTCGATGCTGCGTCTGCGTCGTCGGACCGACGGCGTGGTCGTGCCGGACGTCGCCGGGCGTCGGCCCGGTCGCTCGGCGTGGCTGTGCCCGCGCAGGGAATGTCTCGAGACCGCGGTTCGGCGGCGCGCGATGGGTCGCGCGCTCGCAGGTCCCGCAGGTCTCACCGTACGCGAGCCGATGGTCGATGCGTTGTGGTCCGCACTCGCTGACGACACCACGGCCAGGCTCGAGCTGCTCCGTCGCACTGCGCCGGTCGGAGCCGAACAGATTTCCGCGCTCGCACGCCTGCAGCATTCGCTGCAGGGTGCGGGGGAGGTTGCGTGA